One region of Microbacterium sufflavum genomic DNA includes:
- a CDS encoding helix-turn-helix domain-containing protein, whose product MPEVPDVRFLTVAEVAELMRVSKMTVYRLVHSGELPAIRFGRSYRVPESAVAEALQRPIADAG is encoded by the coding sequence ATGCCCGAGGTTCCAGATGTCCGATTCCTGACGGTGGCCGAGGTCGCCGAGCTCATGCGCGTGTCCAAGATGACCGTGTACCGGCTCGTGCACTCCGGAGAGCTGCCCGCCATCCGCTTCGGCCGCAGCTACCGCGTCCCGGAGTCGGCCGTGGCCGAGGCGCTGCAGCGACCGATCGCCGACGCGGGTTGA
- a CDS encoding 30S ribosomal protein bS22 — translation MGSVIKKRRKRMAKKKHRKLLRKTRHQRRNKK, via the coding sequence GTGGGTTCTGTCATCAAGAAGCGCCGCAAGCGCATGGCGAAGAAGAAGCACCGCAAGCTGCTTCGCAAGACTCGCCACCAGCGCCGCAACAAGAAGTAA
- a CDS encoding rhodanese-like domain-containing protein — translation MKSITVAELAERSGTPLIDVREVHEFAAGHVPGAVNIPMSEIGNRLDELPAECFDVICQAGGRSARVVEALEARGYDATNVEGGTGEWIAQGREVEVPSA, via the coding sequence ATGAAGTCGATCACCGTCGCCGAGCTCGCCGAGCGCTCCGGTACCCCGCTCATCGATGTCCGGGAGGTGCACGAGTTCGCGGCCGGCCACGTTCCGGGCGCGGTGAACATCCCGATGTCCGAGATCGGCAACCGTCTCGACGAACTGCCCGCCGAGTGCTTCGACGTGATCTGCCAGGCCGGCGGCCGTTCGGCTCGCGTGGTCGAGGCGCTCGAGGCGCGCGGCTATGACGCGACGAACGTGGAGGGCGGCACGGGCGAGTGGATCGCGCAGGGTCGCGAGGTCGAGGTGCCGTCGGCGTGA
- a CDS encoding glutaredoxin family protein produces MTTLTLIGKPDCHLCDVASEVVDAVVAELPDAAAERIEIVEASIAEDPALYEQWWEKIPVVLIDGRLHAHWRVSPDRLREALEEAVSADALTDQETPR; encoded by the coding sequence GTGACCACGCTCACCCTGATCGGCAAGCCCGACTGCCATCTGTGCGACGTGGCCTCCGAGGTCGTCGACGCCGTGGTCGCCGAGCTGCCCGACGCCGCCGCCGAGCGGATCGAGATCGTCGAGGCGTCGATCGCCGAAGACCCCGCGCTGTACGAGCAGTGGTGGGAGAAGATCCCGGTGGTGCTGATCGACGGCCGCCTGCACGCCCACTGGCGCGTCTCGCCCGACCGCCTGCGCGAGGCGCTGGAGGAAGCCGTGAGCGCTGACGCCCTGACCGATCAGGAGACACCCCGATGA
- a CDS encoding Dabb family protein — MTIRHVVAWKLAADDAQTRADQAAEVARRLNALDGIVPQLRSIWAGANDVYPDANWDVTLVAEFDSVDALEQYQVHPAHEEVAGYIRSVVSGRVAVDVEV, encoded by the coding sequence ATGACCATTCGCCATGTCGTGGCCTGGAAGCTCGCCGCCGACGATGCGCAGACCCGCGCGGACCAGGCGGCCGAGGTCGCCCGCCGGCTGAACGCGCTCGACGGCATCGTTCCCCAGCTGCGCAGCATCTGGGCGGGCGCGAACGACGTCTACCCCGACGCCAACTGGGACGTGACGCTCGTCGCGGAGTTCGACTCCGTCGATGCTCTGGAGCAGTACCAGGTGCACCCTGCGCACGAGGAGGTCGCCGGATACATCCGTTCCGTCGTCTCCGGTCGTGTGGCCGTCGACGTCGAGGTGTGA
- a CDS encoding basic amino acid ABC transporter substrate-binding protein encodes MPRRTLFAGLALVATATFALAGCATGSTDAGSSDAPAAGDDYGLIEAGTLSVCSDIPYPPFEFQGDDGEYTGFDIDLLGAIAKQLDLKLSVQDVGFEALQSGTTLAAGTCDVGASAMTITEERKANIDFSDPYYDSLQSLLVRTDSGIESIDDLDGKNVGVQQGTTGESYAGENAKGAQLVQYPSDGELWPAMQAGQIDAILQDQPVNLEHEKADSAYKIVETYETDESYGFAFAKGEKDALLEAVNGALKDLRDSGEYQKIYDEYFTAN; translated from the coding sequence ATGCCTCGTCGTACCCTCTTCGCCGGTCTCGCACTCGTGGCCACCGCCACGTTCGCGCTCGCCGGATGCGCCACCGGATCGACCGACGCGGGCAGCAGCGACGCTCCCGCGGCCGGCGACGACTACGGTCTGATCGAGGCGGGCACCCTCTCTGTCTGCTCCGACATCCCCTACCCGCCGTTCGAGTTCCAGGGCGACGATGGAGAGTACACGGGCTTCGACATCGACCTGCTGGGCGCAATCGCGAAGCAGCTCGACCTGAAGCTTTCGGTGCAGGATGTGGGCTTCGAAGCTCTGCAGTCCGGGACCACCTTGGCGGCCGGTACGTGCGACGTCGGCGCCTCGGCCATGACGATCACCGAGGAGCGCAAGGCCAACATCGACTTCTCCGACCCGTACTACGACTCGCTGCAGTCGCTCCTGGTGCGCACCGACTCGGGCATCGAGTCGATCGACGACCTCGACGGGAAGAACGTGGGCGTGCAGCAGGGCACGACGGGTGAGTCCTACGCCGGGGAGAACGCGAAGGGCGCTCAGCTCGTGCAGTACCCGTCGGACGGCGAGCTGTGGCCGGCCATGCAGGCCGGGCAGATCGACGCGATCCTGCAGGACCAGCCGGTGAACCTCGAGCACGAGAAGGCCGACTCCGCCTACAAGATCGTGGAAACGTACGAGACCGACGAGTCCTACGGCTTCGCGTTCGCGAAGGGCGAGAAGGATGCTCTTCTCGAGGCGGTCAACGGCGCACTGAAGGACCTCCGCGACAGCGGCGAGTACCAGAAGATCTACGACGAGTACTTCACGGCCAACTGA
- a CDS encoding amino acid ABC transporter permease: protein MALRRTTKKKLYRYTVYAVLIALVIWAAISTDWARIATMYFNPEIAAKMLPGIITTALVNTLWFTAVAFVGGLLLGVVLALMKLSEIGPFRWIATCWIELFRGLPAILTIFAIAYIVPIGMGIPGTKLGGPVVLGLIGLILVASAYMAETIRAGLQAVPKGQTEAARSLGMSPMKTTFWIVVPQGFRIIIPPLTNEFVLLLKDTSLLFVAGSFIWSKELTTFARDASTQNANGTPLIMAAILYLIVTIPLTRFSAWLERRMARSR from the coding sequence ATGGCGTTGAGGCGCACCACGAAGAAGAAGCTGTACCGCTACACCGTCTATGCGGTGCTGATCGCTCTCGTCATCTGGGCGGCGATCAGCACCGACTGGGCGCGGATCGCCACGATGTACTTCAACCCGGAGATCGCGGCGAAGATGCTCCCGGGGATCATCACCACCGCGCTCGTGAACACCCTGTGGTTCACCGCCGTGGCGTTCGTGGGCGGTTTGCTGCTCGGCGTGGTCCTCGCGCTGATGAAGCTGTCGGAGATCGGGCCGTTCCGCTGGATCGCGACGTGCTGGATCGAACTGTTCCGCGGACTCCCGGCGATCCTCACGATCTTCGCGATCGCCTACATCGTGCCGATCGGCATGGGTATCCCCGGTACGAAGCTCGGCGGGCCGGTAGTCCTCGGGCTGATCGGTCTGATCCTCGTGGCATCGGCGTACATGGCCGAGACCATTCGCGCCGGCCTGCAGGCGGTGCCGAAGGGGCAGACCGAGGCGGCCCGCTCGCTCGGCATGTCGCCCATGAAGACGACGTTCTGGATCGTGGTGCCGCAGGGCTTCCGCATCATCATCCCGCCGCTGACGAACGAGTTCGTGCTGCTGCTGAAGGACACCTCGCTGCTGTTCGTGGCCGGGTCGTTCATCTGGTCGAAGGAGCTCACGACGTTCGCCCGCGACGCCAGTACGCAGAACGCCAACGGGACGCCGCTGATCATGGCCGCGATCCTGTACCTGATCGTGACGATCCCCCTCACGCGGTTCAGCGCGTGGCTGGAGCGACGGATGGCGAGGAGCCGATGA
- a CDS encoding amino acid ABC transporter ATP-binding protein: protein MTTDLIDVHAPAIDIQGLVKTFGDNEVLKGIDLTVTAGEVVCVIGPSGSGKSTLLRSVNLLEEPTGGKVLIEGIDITDPDVDIDRVRTRIGMVFQSFNLFPHLSVLGNLTIAQQRVKKRSKAESEKVAHAMLERVGLAEKAGAYPGHLSGGQQQRVAIARALCMNPDMMLFDEPTSALDPELVGEVLSVMRSLADEGMTMLVVTHEMGFAREVGSRLIFMDGGHIVEEGDPHEVLADPQHQRTRDFLSRVL from the coding sequence ATGACCACCGATCTGATCGACGTCCACGCGCCCGCGATCGACATCCAGGGGCTCGTGAAGACGTTCGGAGACAACGAGGTGCTCAAGGGCATCGACCTCACGGTCACGGCCGGCGAGGTCGTCTGCGTGATCGGCCCGTCCGGCTCGGGCAAGTCCACGCTGCTGCGCTCGGTGAACCTGCTGGAGGAGCCCACCGGCGGCAAGGTGCTGATCGAGGGGATCGACATCACCGACCCCGACGTCGACATCGACCGCGTGCGCACCCGCATCGGCATGGTGTTCCAGAGCTTCAACCTGTTCCCGCACCTGAGCGTGCTCGGCAACCTGACGATCGCGCAGCAGCGGGTGAAGAAGCGGTCGAAGGCGGAGTCCGAGAAGGTCGCGCACGCGATGCTCGAGCGGGTGGGCCTGGCCGAGAAGGCGGGCGCCTACCCCGGTCACTTGTCGGGCGGGCAGCAGCAGCGCGTCGCGATCGCCCGAGCGCTGTGCATGAACCCCGACATGATGCTCTTCGACGAGCCCACCTCCGCGCTCGACCCCGAGCTGGTCGGCGAGGTGCTGTCGGTCATGCGGTCGCTCGCCGACGAGGGCATGACGATGCTGGTCGTGACCCACGAGATGGGCTTCGCGCGTGAGGTCGGCTCGCGGCTGATCTTCATGGACGGCGGTCACATCGTCGAGGAGGGCGACCCGCACGAGGTGCTCGCCGATCCGCAGCACCAGCGCACCAGGGACTTCCTGTCCCGCGTGCTCTGA
- a CDS encoding ABC transporter ATP-binding protein, whose product MTLDQALPRTKDNLLLARAGEGTRVQLEGIVKRYGGTTVLHGVDLDIAPGEFVSLLGPSGCGKTTLLRVLAGLEVADGGAVLLGGGDVSRVTTNKRDIGMVFQSYSLFPHLRVVDNTAFGLRRRGVGRAEAARRSLDALALVGLADLADRFPHQLSGGQQQRVALARALVTEPRVLLLDEPLSALDAKVRVQLRDEIRRLQLRLGITTVFVTHDQEEALAVSDRIAVMNAGRIEQIGTPEELYTAPSTAGVAAFVGLSSVVSGVAEGDHVVVWGQRLPLQTPADGPVDVYLRPENVHFASEADAATDALVEESTFLGSMRRTLVRTESGELVRVQHAPGVHPAFGDRVRIAVDPEPVVVHPRG is encoded by the coding sequence ATGACCCTCGACCAGGCCCTCCCCCGCACGAAGGACAACCTGCTGCTCGCGCGGGCCGGCGAGGGCACCCGCGTGCAGCTCGAGGGCATCGTGAAGCGCTACGGCGGCACGACCGTGCTGCACGGCGTCGATCTCGACATCGCGCCGGGCGAGTTCGTGTCGCTGCTGGGCCCGTCCGGATGCGGCAAGACCACGCTGCTGCGCGTGCTCGCCGGGCTCGAGGTCGCGGATGGCGGTGCGGTCCTGCTCGGCGGCGGAGACGTCTCTCGGGTGACGACCAACAAGCGCGACATCGGCATGGTGTTCCAGTCGTACTCGCTGTTCCCGCACCTGCGCGTGGTCGACAACACGGCCTTCGGTCTGCGACGCCGCGGAGTCGGCCGGGCCGAGGCGGCACGACGGTCGCTCGACGCCCTGGCTCTCGTGGGTCTCGCCGACCTCGCCGATCGCTTCCCGCACCAGTTGTCGGGTGGGCAGCAGCAGCGGGTCGCCCTCGCGCGGGCACTGGTCACCGAGCCCCGGGTGCTGCTGCTGGACGAGCCCCTGTCGGCGCTCGACGCGAAGGTGCGCGTGCAGCTGCGCGACGAGATCCGCCGCCTCCAGCTCCGACTGGGCATCACCACGGTCTTCGTCACGCACGACCAGGAGGAGGCGCTGGCGGTGTCCGACCGCATCGCCGTGATGAACGCGGGGCGCATCGAGCAGATCGGCACCCCGGAGGAGCTGTACACCGCTCCGTCCACGGCGGGGGTCGCCGCGTTCGTCGGGCTGTCGAGCGTGGTGTCCGGTGTCGCGGAGGGCGACCACGTCGTGGTGTGGGGGCAGCGCCTGCCGTTGCAGACGCCGGCCGACGGCCCGGTCGACGTGTACCTGCGACCGGAGAACGTGCACTTCGCGTCGGAGGCGGACGCGGCGACCGATGCGCTGGTGGAGGAGAGCACGTTCCTCGGCAGCATGCGCCGCACGCTCGTGCGCACGGAGTCGGGCGAGCTCGTCCGCGTGCAGCACGCGCCGGGTGTGCACCCCGCGTTCGGCGACCGCGTCCGCATCGCGGTCGACCCGGAGCCCGTGGTGGTCCATCCGCGCGGCTGA
- a CDS encoding ABC transporter permease: protein MNRLAPSRTTRWVIGVLVGAFFAVPLVSTFLFTLRGADGASFEHWAALFDPAAAAALRPIWTGLGNSLILAVVTVAIVLLVLAPTMILVNLRFPRLKPAFEFLALLPISIPAIVLVVGLAPLYLQIGRTLGTGTWTLAFAYGITVLPFAFRSIQAAIDAADLRTLSEAARSLGASWPAVVLRVLAPNLRQGLLAASLLSIAVVLGEFTIASLLNRPVFQTAMLVVQKQDPYAPAIFTLLALLLVFLLLLLIGRVARGSRKARS, encoded by the coding sequence GTGAACCGTCTCGCCCCGTCGCGCACCACGCGCTGGGTGATCGGTGTGCTCGTCGGCGCGTTCTTCGCTGTACCGCTCGTGTCGACGTTCCTGTTCACGCTCCGTGGTGCCGACGGAGCGTCGTTCGAGCATTGGGCCGCGCTGTTCGACCCCGCTGCGGCGGCCGCGCTCCGGCCGATCTGGACGGGACTCGGCAACTCGCTGATCCTCGCCGTCGTGACCGTCGCGATCGTCCTGCTGGTGCTCGCCCCGACGATGATCCTGGTGAACCTGCGCTTCCCGCGGCTGAAGCCCGCGTTCGAGTTCCTCGCGCTCCTGCCCATCTCGATCCCGGCGATCGTGCTGGTGGTCGGCCTCGCACCCCTCTATCTGCAGATCGGTCGTACCCTCGGCACCGGCACCTGGACGCTCGCGTTCGCCTACGGCATCACCGTGCTGCCGTTCGCCTTCCGGTCGATCCAGGCGGCGATCGACGCGGCCGACCTGCGCACGCTGTCGGAGGCGGCCCGTTCCCTCGGCGCGAGCTGGCCGGCCGTGGTGCTCCGCGTGCTCGCGCCGAACCTCCGCCAGGGGCTGCTGGCCGCGTCCCTGCTGTCGATCGCCGTGGTCCTGGGAGAGTTCACGATCGCCTCCCTCCTGAACCGTCCGGTGTTCCAGACGGCGATGCTCGTCGTGCAGAAGCAGGACCCCTACGCGCCGGCGATCTTCACCCTGCTGGCGCTGCTGCTCGTCTTCCTCCTGCTCCTCCTGATCGGCCGCGTCGCGCGCGGCTCCCGAAAGGCCCGCTCATGA
- a CDS encoding ABC transporter permease, whose protein sequence is MTTVVAPGADVAASAPATTAGPARDAGARRSAPSFAWLGLVPFAAYVVLFLAVPTVLAVGSGFFDDDGAVTMTNVEALGDPVVLRTFANSAGLSLLTAAVGAVVGALVCYALLGAPPEGAVRRAVDAAAGVLAQFGGVMLAFAFIATIGIQGVVTVFLRDTLGVDIFANGAWLYELPGLVLPYIYFQVPLMVITFMPALAALQPQWAEANLTLGGTRASFWLRIGLPVLAPSFLASLLLLFANAFSSYATAAALASQGSQIVPLQIRTALTSETLLGRENLAGALALGMIVVVGVVMGLYSLIQRRAARWRS, encoded by the coding sequence GTGACCACCGTCGTCGCACCGGGGGCGGACGTCGCGGCGTCCGCCCCCGCCACCACCGCCGGGCCCGCGCGTGACGCGGGGGCCCGGCGGTCCGCGCCGTCGTTCGCGTGGCTGGGGCTGGTCCCCTTCGCGGCCTACGTGGTGCTGTTCCTCGCCGTGCCGACGGTGCTCGCCGTCGGCTCGGGGTTCTTCGATGACGACGGCGCGGTCACGATGACGAACGTGGAGGCACTGGGCGACCCCGTGGTCCTGAGGACGTTCGCGAACTCGGCCGGGCTGTCGCTACTCACGGCCGCGGTCGGAGCGGTCGTGGGGGCCCTGGTCTGCTACGCGCTGCTCGGCGCTCCGCCCGAGGGCGCCGTGCGCCGGGCGGTCGATGCAGCAGCCGGGGTGCTCGCCCAGTTCGGCGGGGTGATGCTGGCGTTCGCGTTCATCGCCACGATCGGCATCCAGGGGGTGGTCACGGTCTTCCTGCGCGACACGCTCGGCGTCGACATCTTCGCGAACGGCGCCTGGCTCTACGAGCTGCCCGGGCTCGTCCTGCCCTACATCTACTTCCAGGTGCCGCTCATGGTCATCACGTTCATGCCCGCCCTCGCCGCCCTGCAGCCGCAGTGGGCCGAGGCGAACCTCACGCTGGGCGGCACGCGGGCGAGCTTCTGGCTGCGCATCGGCCTGCCCGTGCTCGCGCCCTCGTTCCTCGCCAGCCTGCTGCTCCTGTTCGCGAACGCCTTCTCGTCGTACGCGACCGCCGCGGCGCTGGCCAGCCAGGGCTCGCAGATCGTGCCGCTGCAGATCCGCACCGCCCTCACGAGCGAGACGCTGCTGGGCCGGGAGAATCTCGCCGGGGCGCTCGCCCTCGGCATGATCGTGGTGGTCGGCGTGGTGATGGGCCTGTACTCGCTGATCCAGCGCCGGGCTGCGCGGTGGCGCTCGTGA